A region of Acidobacteriota bacterium DNA encodes the following proteins:
- a CDS encoding FdtA/QdtA family cupin domain-containing protein, producing MPHLIQLPKIEDPRGNLSFIEEKNHIPFKIERIYWIYDVPGGQVRGGHAFKVQQELIVALSGSFDVVVDDGQAKKTFSLNRSYYGLYLPAGIWRQMNNFSTNSLALVLSSTQYNKMDYIRGYEEFLEYRIKHVK from the coding sequence ATGCCCCATCTAATCCAACTCCCCAAGATTGAAGACCCACGCGGGAATCTTTCTTTTATAGAAGAAAAAAATCATATTCCGTTTAAAATTGAGCGGATTTATTGGATCTATGATGTTCCGGGCGGTCAAGTACGAGGCGGCCATGCTTTTAAAGTCCAGCAGGAGTTGATCGTAGCTCTTTCGGGCAGTTTCGATGTAGTTGTGGATGATGGCCAAGCCAAGAAAACCTTTTCACTCAATCGTTCCTATTATGGCTTGTATTTACCGGCCGGGATCTGGAGGCAAATGAACAACTTCTCAACGAACAGCCTGGCGCTTGTGCTCAGCTCTACACAATATAATAAGATGGATTATATCCGAGGTTACGAAGAATTCTTGGAATACCGGATTAAGCATGTCAAGTAG
- a CDS encoding FdtA/QdtA family cupin domain-containing protein encodes MSSSVFNCSVLPLNVIHNRAGNITIVEGLINVPFELKRVYYLYDIPGGENRGGHAHKDLSQLIVAASGSFDVLLDDGVNRKVVTLNRPSYGLLVVPGIWRELLEFSSGAVCLVLASHLYHSEDYIREYCEYLKYRNDR; translated from the coding sequence ATGTCAAGTAGCGTTTTTAACTGTTCGGTACTGCCTTTGAATGTGATTCATAACCGTGCGGGTAACATCACTATTGTAGAGGGATTGATAAATGTGCCTTTCGAACTGAAGCGAGTGTATTATCTTTACGATATACCCGGTGGAGAAAACCGCGGAGGCCATGCCCATAAGGACTTATCGCAATTAATTGTGGCAGCTAGTGGATCATTTGATGTATTACTGGATGATGGAGTCAATAGAAAAGTTGTAACCTTGAACAGGCCATCTTATGGATTGCTTGTGGTTCCTGGTATTTGGCGCGAGTTGTTGGAATTCTCCTCTGGAGCAGTATGCTTGGTGCTGGCTTCCCATTTATATCATTCGGAAGATTACATCAGAGAATACTGCGAATACCTAAAATATAGAAATGATCGTTAA
- a CDS encoding acyltransferase translates to MIVKIHPTSEVQTKEIGGGTTIWQFCVILKDARIGRNCNINFNVFIENDVVIGDNVTIKPGVQLWDGLRIEDNVFIGPNVTFTNDLLPRSKQYPEKFVQTILKKGASIGANSTVLAGIEIGIFAMIGAGSVVTRSVPPYTLFYGNPARKRGFVTKEGKVLSLKMLDKDGTQYIWVNSEPKPLKK, encoded by the coding sequence ATGATCGTTAAGATACACCCTACTTCAGAAGTTCAAACCAAGGAAATTGGGGGGGGGACTACAATCTGGCAGTTTTGTGTAATTTTAAAGGATGCTCGGATAGGAAGAAACTGCAATATTAATTTCAATGTATTCATTGAGAATGATGTTGTAATTGGAGATAATGTAACTATTAAGCCCGGAGTTCAATTATGGGATGGATTGCGAATAGAAGACAATGTATTTATTGGGCCAAATGTAACATTTACAAATGATCTCTTGCCGAGATCCAAACAATACCCCGAGAAATTTGTCCAAACCATTTTGAAAAAAGGTGCGAGTATTGGGGCCAATTCAACCGTGCTAGCAGGAATTGAAATAGGGATATTTGCTATGATTGGCGCCGGAAGTGTGGTCACTAGAAGTGTTCCACCTTACACGCTATTTTATGGAAACCCGGCAAGGAAAAGAGGCTTTGTCACTAAGGAAGGGAAAGTGCTTAGTCTTAAAATGCTGGATAAGGATGGGACCCAATATATATGGGTAAATAGTGAGCCCAAACCACTGAAAAAATGA
- a CDS encoding DegT/DnrJ/EryC1/StrS family aminotransferase, with translation MIKFLDLKKINAQYAEKLKQVASEVIDSGWYLMGERLNAFERNLEAYVGVKHAIGVGNGLDALRLILRAYKELGLFHDGDEIIVPANTYIASILAVTDNRLKPVLVEPDIATFNLDLNLIEQHITPQTRGILIVHLYGRACWSRELENIAKKHSLKIIEDNAQAIGAIWDGKKTGSLGDAAGISFYPGKNLGALGDAGAVSTNDDQLAEVVRALGNYGSKKKYLNDYQGFNSRLDELQAAFLDVKLKYLDAENQCRREIARYYCQTIKHPDIILPCIEKSDADTTPKDNFQCPMPLNHVWHLFVIRFKRRDELQKYLANNGIQTQIHYPIPPHKQMAYKNSNKLSFPITEEIHREVLSLPISSTLSREEIETIVSTINALTSNTRE, from the coding sequence ATGATCAAATTTCTCGATTTGAAAAAAATCAATGCCCAGTATGCAGAAAAGTTGAAGCAAGTTGCCTCAGAAGTTATTGATTCAGGCTGGTATTTAATGGGCGAAAGGCTAAATGCTTTTGAAAGAAATCTTGAAGCATATGTCGGAGTAAAACATGCCATTGGGGTAGGCAACGGCCTGGATGCGCTTCGATTAATCTTGAGAGCTTATAAGGAACTTGGTTTATTTCATGACGGGGACGAAATTATCGTCCCGGCAAATACCTATATTGCTTCGATTCTTGCTGTCACGGACAATCGCTTAAAACCAGTTTTAGTTGAACCGGATATAGCTACATTTAACCTCGATCTAAACCTCATAGAGCAACATATCACTCCTCAAACAAGAGGTATTTTGATCGTGCATTTATATGGTCGTGCTTGTTGGAGCCGTGAACTTGAAAATATTGCAAAAAAACACAGCCTCAAAATTATTGAAGACAACGCCCAAGCAATTGGAGCGATTTGGGATGGAAAGAAAACCGGGTCTTTGGGCGATGCGGCGGGGATAAGCTTTTACCCAGGGAAAAATCTCGGGGCTTTAGGGGATGCCGGCGCCGTATCGACAAACGATGACCAACTGGCTGAAGTTGTTCGTGCTTTGGGCAATTACGGCAGCAAGAAAAAATACCTGAACGATTACCAGGGATTCAACAGCCGTCTTGATGAACTCCAAGCTGCGTTTCTTGACGTAAAGCTCAAATATTTAGATGCGGAAAATCAATGCCGCCGGGAAATCGCACGATATTATTGCCAAACAATCAAGCATCCGGACATTATTCTTCCATGCATTGAAAAATCTGATGCGGATACAACTCCTAAAGACAATTTTCAGTGTCCAATGCCCTTAAATCATGTCTGGCACCTCTTCGTAATCCGATTTAAACGCCGTGATGAACTACAAAAGTACTTGGCAAATAATGGTATTCAAACACAAATTCATTATCCTATTCCACCTCATAAACAAATGGCTTACAAGAATTCGAACAAACTAAGCTTTCCAATAACGGAAGAAATTCACAGAGAAGTATTGAGTTTGCCGATCAGCTCAACATTATCTCGCGAAGAAATAGAAACCATCGTTTCTACAATTAATGCTTTAACAAGCAATACTCGGGAATGA